From the genome of Flavobacterium luteolum, one region includes:
- a CDS encoding glycerophosphodiester phosphodiesterase family protein yields the protein MTKFKRIICVLIGVAAIYSCGSQKTVTAKRTIEVQGHRGDRGNFPENSISAFLSAVKKGADVVELDVVISKDQKVVVSHEPFMSSQYMLDSEGKPIAKDKEKSFNLYEMTYDSIRKFDGGSRGNSSFPMQQKQKTYKPLLSEVIDSVEGFIAKSNLKPVRYNIEIKSEKSDYGKRQPEPEAFTDLVMKIIKEKGIERKINIQSFDPTVLNVMHKRYPKTKIAYLVGEGSVAKNLSLLDFKPEIYSPHYKLLNQTAVDSLRLMKIKIIPWTVNDDKAIDNMIQLKVDGIITDYPEKVLQKLTL from the coding sequence ATGACAAAATTCAAAAGGATAATTTGTGTCTTAATTGGTGTAGCAGCAATATATTCCTGTGGAAGCCAAAAGACAGTTACAGCAAAAAGAACAATAGAAGTTCAAGGGCATCGAGGTGATCGAGGCAATTTTCCTGAGAATTCTATTTCTGCTTTTTTAAGTGCTGTAAAAAAAGGTGCAGATGTGGTAGAATTGGATGTTGTAATTTCTAAAGACCAAAAAGTGGTCGTTTCTCATGAGCCTTTTATGTCTTCGCAATATATGCTTGATAGCGAAGGGAAGCCAATTGCAAAGGACAAAGAAAAGAGTTTTAACCTATACGAAATGACGTATGACAGCATTAGAAAATTTGACGGCGGTTCAAGAGGAAATAGTTCTTTTCCGATGCAGCAGAAACAAAAAACGTATAAGCCTTTATTGTCAGAAGTAATAGATAGTGTTGAAGGATTTATTGCCAAAAGTAATTTAAAACCAGTCCGATACAATATCGAAATCAAATCTGAAAAATCAGATTATGGCAAAAGACAGCCAGAACCAGAAGCTTTTACAGATTTGGTAATGAAAATCATTAAAGAAAAAGGTATTGAACGAAAGATCAACATTCAATCTTTTGATCCAACTGTTTTAAATGTGATGCACAAAAGATATCCAAAAACAAAAATAGCCTATTTGGTTGGAGAAGGCAGCGTAGCTAAAAATCTCTCTTTGCTTGATTTTAAACCAGAAATTTACAGTCCGCATTATAAATTACTGAACCAAACTGCGGTTGATTCACTTCGATTGATGAAGATTAAAATCATTCCGTGGACTGTTAATGATGACAAAGCAATTGACAATATGATACAGCTTAAGGTAGATGGAATTATTACAGACTATCCTGAAAAAGTATTGCAGAAATTAACTTTGTAA
- a CDS encoding calcineurin-like phosphoesterase family protein, protein MKKTFIYSAMLFCGVLTAQTSVKGVVFEDLNQNGKKEKKEKGIANVAVTNGREVVLTDKKGNYELPLQSDAIIAVIKPSGYKIQVNKDNLPQFFYNHKPSGSPKGKFEGVAPTGKLPESVDFGLLPQKETNDFTALVFGDPQPYNLEEVDFFARGIVAEVEGIKNIPFGLSMGDLVGNDLSLFNPYIQAVKKVGIPWYNLLGNHDLNFDAKEDNLSDETYEAHFGPANYAFNYGKVHFIVLDDVLYPDPRDHEGYWGGFTEEQMQFIENDLKTVPKENLIVLAFHIPISEPDSKDDSFRDEDRQKLFELLKDFPNTLSLSAHTHMQRQDFLEKKDGWLQETPHHHYNIGTTSGDWYSGKLDEKGIPISVMRDGTPKGYAFIHFNGNKYTVDYKVAGKPENYQMKVFAPKVVAKAKRTKSGVFANFFMGSKKDKVMYRVDQGEWKEMEYVEVQDPSYVELVYEWELSEVLMPGKRSSDPEKSTHVWRGNIPSDLAIGEHAIEIKATDMFGKTHSANTTYRIDKVK, encoded by the coding sequence ATGAAAAAGACATTTATATACAGCGCAATGTTGTTTTGCGGAGTTTTAACAGCACAGACAAGCGTAAAAGGAGTCGTATTTGAAGATTTGAATCAAAACGGTAAAAAGGAAAAAAAAGAAAAAGGAATTGCAAATGTTGCTGTAACCAACGGCCGTGAAGTAGTCTTAACTGATAAAAAAGGAAACTACGAATTGCCATTGCAAAGTGATGCTATAATTGCCGTAATCAAACCTTCTGGTTATAAAATTCAGGTTAATAAGGATAACCTGCCTCAGTTTTTCTATAACCATAAACCTTCGGGTTCTCCTAAAGGTAAGTTTGAAGGAGTTGCCCCAACAGGAAAATTACCGGAATCTGTAGATTTTGGATTGCTTCCACAAAAGGAAACAAATGATTTTACAGCACTTGTTTTCGGAGATCCCCAGCCGTATAATCTGGAAGAAGTTGATTTTTTCGCAAGAGGAATTGTTGCCGAGGTTGAAGGCATTAAAAACATTCCCTTTGGATTAAGCATGGGAGATTTGGTTGGAAATGACCTTAGTTTATTCAACCCATACATTCAGGCAGTAAAGAAAGTTGGAATTCCGTGGTACAATCTTTTAGGAAATCATGATTTGAATTTTGATGCCAAAGAAGATAATCTGTCAGATGAAACATACGAAGCTCATTTTGGTCCAGCCAATTATGCTTTTAATTACGGAAAAGTGCATTTTATTGTTTTGGATGATGTTTTGTATCCAGATCCAAGAGACCATGAAGGCTATTGGGGCGGATTTACAGAAGAGCAAATGCAGTTTATAGAAAATGATCTTAAAACGGTTCCAAAGGAAAATTTGATTGTATTGGCTTTTCATATTCCGATAAGTGAACCAGACAGCAAAGACGATTCTTTTAGAGATGAAGACCGTCAAAAGCTATTTGAACTGTTGAAAGATTTCCCAAATACGCTTTCACTTTCTGCTCATACACATATGCAGAGACAGGATTTTTTGGAAAAGAAAGATGGCTGGCTGCAGGAAACTCCACATCATCATTACAATATCGGAACCACATCGGGTGATTGGTATTCCGGTAAACTGGATGAGAAAGGAATTCCGATTTCGGTTATGAGAGACGGAACTCCAAAAGGATATGCTTTCATTCATTTTAACGGAAATAAATATACTGTTGATTATAAAGTAGCAGGAAAACCAGAAAATTATCAGATGAAAGTTTTCGCTCCAAAAGTGGTTGCTAAAGCAAAACGCACAAAATCTGGAGTATTTGCCAATTTTTTCATGGGAAGCAAAAAAGACAAAGTGATGTACCGCGTAGATCAGGGAGAATGGAAAGAAATGGAATATGTAGAAGTTCAAGATCCATCTTATGTAGAATTGGTTTACGAGTGGGAATTGTCTGAGGTGCTTATGCCAGGAAAACGTTCTTCAGATCCTGAAAAAAGTACGCATGTTTGGAGAGGAAATATTCCTTCTGATCTTGCTATTGGAGAACATGCTATTGAAATTAAAGCTACGGATATGTTTGGTAAAACACATTCGGCAAATACCACTTACAGAATTGATAAAGTGAAATAA
- a CDS encoding SusD/RagB family nutrient-binding outer membrane lipoprotein, producing MKKIKITAILLLLTGLAISCTGGYEELNENPNLITEISPGTLINPIIYGIASQNATQSVDVTFNLMQVSLPFPSISGGLHRYDVSNNIGNSAWNNYYKWLNNIREMRMASVKAGDGNYEAVALTLNALVYANLTDLFGPVPMIDAARGEDGILYPKYDTQEFIYETILADLERANTLYDTSKAMIYTEDILFQNNVLKWKKFTNSLKMRLLLRVSNRTETGAFAKLAYMADHPEVYPVFTNTSESAILKITGVSPNVSPWGRPQDFNLNIKMASFFIDNLNTLEDPRRAIIATGATALVTNAPIGFKGITSAYAGSDSQFKYNASTLLNTQVQNPMQIFLLTYAEVEFIKAELAQRGLITDAAGHYEKGVRAGIEQLKATTPTTYFSKPEAQYNGTLERIMLQKYYALYFTDYQQWFEYRRTGLPVLPTTSAMLNNGIMPSRFTYPDNQQIKNTENYHKAVEMVGGDNINTKVWWDK from the coding sequence ATGAAAAAGATAAAAATTACAGCAATACTATTACTGCTTACAGGACTTGCTATTTCCTGCACAGGAGGTTATGAAGAACTAAATGAGAATCCTAATCTTATTACCGAAATAAGTCCGGGTACTTTAATCAACCCAATTATTTACGGAATTGCTTCTCAAAACGCAACTCAGAGCGTAGATGTCACTTTCAATCTAATGCAGGTTTCACTTCCTTTTCCGAGTATCTCGGGAGGTTTGCATCGTTATGATGTAAGCAATAATATTGGAAACTCCGCATGGAATAATTATTACAAATGGCTTAACAATATTAGAGAAATGCGAATGGCTTCTGTAAAAGCAGGAGACGGCAATTATGAAGCAGTGGCGTTAACATTAAATGCGTTAGTGTATGCTAATCTTACCGATCTTTTTGGGCCAGTTCCGATGATTGATGCTGCGCGTGGAGAAGATGGAATTTTATATCCAAAGTATGATACGCAGGAGTTTATCTATGAAACGATTTTAGCTGATTTAGAAAGAGCTAATACTTTGTATGATACAAGCAAAGCCATGATTTATACAGAAGATATTTTGTTTCAAAACAATGTCCTGAAATGGAAGAAATTCACCAATTCTCTTAAAATGAGATTATTGCTAAGAGTTTCAAACAGAACAGAAACGGGAGCTTTTGCAAAACTGGCTTATATGGCTGATCATCCTGAAGTGTATCCAGTTTTTACTAATACTTCCGAAAGTGCAATTTTGAAAATAACGGGCGTATCTCCAAATGTTTCTCCGTGGGGAAGACCGCAGGATTTCAATCTTAACATCAAAATGGCTTCTTTCTTTATCGATAATTTGAACACGCTTGAAGACCCAAGAAGAGCGATAATTGCAACTGGTGCGACAGCTTTGGTTACCAATGCGCCAATCGGATTTAAAGGAATTACAAGTGCTTATGCAGGTTCAGATTCTCAGTTCAAATATAATGCTTCAACACTTTTGAATACGCAGGTACAAAATCCAATGCAGATTTTTCTTTTAACGTATGCCGAGGTTGAATTTATTAAAGCAGAATTAGCGCAAAGAGGTCTTATCACTGATGCCGCAGGACATTATGAAAAAGGAGTAAGAGCAGGAATCGAACAATTAAAAGCAACAACTCCAACTACTTACTTTAGCAAACCGGAAGCGCAGTACAATGGAACTTTAGAGAGAATCATGCTGCAGAAATATTACGCTTTATACTTTACAGATTATCAGCAATGGTTTGAATACCGTAGAACAGGATTGCCAGTTTTGCCAACAACATCAGCAATGTTAAATAATGGGATTATGCCTTCTAGATTCACTTATCCAGACAATCAACAGATTAAAAATACCGAAAACTATCACAAAGCAGTTGAAATGGTTGGAGGCGATAATATCAATACGAAAGTTTGGTGGGATAAATAA